From the Lolium rigidum isolate FL_2022 chromosome 2, APGP_CSIRO_Lrig_0.1, whole genome shotgun sequence genome, one window contains:
- the LOC124686975 gene encoding uncharacterized protein LOC124686975 isoform X1 has translation MSNCLLFYSHITSLLNYSSSSSHTAVFRINLIVLHISFALISLAPSLFPSPTSACTTLIQSSQCIEIGTELLYLVEGKMITREEVEIMGAVKDKQELVEILEDEGKRSIYGRPLDLNESVDVESEEGEVGDDEDDEGNQEDDDDDGGSTTDIAGSRSSSNNSNTNDASEIQNGTGGSVHRVPSVRPYNRSKLPRLRWTPDLHMAFVHAVERLGGQERATPKLVLQMMNVRGLSIAHVKSHLQMYRSKKLDHEGRLIRGANSSVFSPMDFHSMRGDRRFHDMFLQRAAVLSSRADNGGLFASRNSGLPNTTSRLYGILQHHHHRPSPVQTFGYKNCSFGNQEWAFRQHDMISRKDVKASSSSTMPHLFASSSLRRWPLTSVVAGAGEVRRDESFGYFTGSSSRTLSTPMAPAMSTVPGGGNHRLPFRWYGVDGGNGAKSTSSDPVVIDEALDFRLKQKHLEPGTPTTPVYEVQGKRPRPETPNLKLSLSPATVDTTDGMLSTKRKKSSASTEQEIEHGNKLSISLSLSPPAASMHMQRQEKTRGGSVEAALGQSTLDLTMSIRALE, from the exons ATGTCCAATTGCCTCTTATTTTATTCCCACATCACTAGCTTGCTTAATTATTCGTCTTCGTCCTCTCACACAGCAGTGTTTCGTATCAATCTTATAGTGCTCCATATCAGTTTTGCCCTCATATCCCTAGCGCCTTCTTTATTCCCCTCTCCTACTTCTGCTTGCACGACTCTGATCCAATCCTCGCAGTGTATAGAGATAGGTACTGAGCTACTATACTTAGTAGAAGGTAAGATGATAACTAGGGAGGAGGTAGAGATCATGGGAGCTGTGAAAGACAAGCAGGAGCTAGTTGAGATCCTCGAGGACGAGGGGAAGAGATCCATATATGGGAGGCCGCTGGACCTCAACGAGAGCGTCGATGTGGAGAGTGAGGAAGGAGAAGtcggcgacgatgaagacgacgagggcaaccaggaggacgatgatgatgatggaggtaGCACCACCGATATTGCTGGGAGCAGGAGCTCTAGCAACAACAGCAACACCAACGATGCTTCGGAGATCCAAAACGGTACAGGGGGCAGCGTGCACAGGGTGCCGTCGGTGCGGCCATACAACCGGTCGAAGCTGCCTCGGCTCCGGTGGACTCCCGACCTCCACATGGCCTTCGTCCACGCCGTCGAGAGGCTTGGTGGACAAGAGA GAGCGACCCCTAAGCTGGTACTTCAGATGATGAACGTTAGGGGACTCAGCATTGCTCATGTAAAAAGCCACCTGCAG ATGTACAGAAGCAAGAAGCTAGACCATGAAGGTCGCCTGATTAGGGGAGCCAACTCCTCAG TATTTTCTCCTATGGATTTCCATTCGATGAGAGGCGATCGACGGTTCCACGACATGTTCCTCCAAAGAGCTGCGGTGCTCTCCTCGAGGGCGGACAACGGCGGCTTATTCGCGTCGCGAAACAGCGGCCTCCCGAATACTACTAGCCGCCTCTACGGGATtctccaacaccaccaccaccggccgtcTCCGGTGCAAACTTTCGGCTACAAGAACTGCAGTTTCGG GAATCAAGAGTGGGCGTTCAGACAGCATGACATGATTTCCAGGAAGGATGTGAaggcgtcgtcgtcctccaccatgCCGCACTTGTTCGCGTCCTCGTCGTTGAGGAGGTGGCCGTTAACCTCCGTGGTTGCCGGCGCCGGTGAGGTAAGACGAGATGAAAGCTTCGGTTATTTTACCGGAAGCAGCTCTAGGACACTGTCTACGCCCATGGCGCCGGCGATGTCGACAGTTCCAGGGGGAGGCAACCATCGTCTCCCGTTTAGATGGTACGGGGTAGATGGCGGCAACGGCGCTAAGTCTACATCGTCAGATCCCGTGGTGATCGACGAAGCCCTAGATTTCCGGCTCAAG CAGAAGCATCTAGAACCGGGTACTCCGACCACACCGGTTTACGAGGTGCAGGGTAAGCGGCCGCGGCCGGAGACGCCAAACTTGAAGCTCAGCTTGTCCCCGGCCACGGTAGACACTACCGATGGGATGTTGagtacgaagaggaagaagagctcCGCATCAACTGAGCAAGAGATTGAGCATGGCAACAAGCTCTCGATTTCGCTCTCGCTCTCACCACCCGCAGCTTCCATGCACATGCAGCGGCAGGAAAAGACAAGAGGGGGCAGCGTGGAGGCCGCTCTGGGACAGAGTACTTTGGATCTGACCATGTCGATCAGGGCATTGGAGTGA
- the LOC124686975 gene encoding uncharacterized protein LOC124686975 isoform X2: MSNCLLFYSHITSLLNYSSSSSHTAVFRINLIVLHISFALISLAPSLFPSPTSACTTLIQSSQCIEIGTELLYLVEGKMITREEVEIMGAVKDKQELVEILEDEGKRSIYGRPLDLNESVDVESEEGEVGDDEDDEGNQEDDDDDGGSTTDIAGSRSSSNNSNTNDASEIQNGTGGSVHRVPSVRPYNRSKLPRLRWTPDLHMAFVHAVERLGGQERATPKLVLQMMNVRGLSIAHVKSHLQMYRSKKLDHEGRLIRGANSSVFSPMDFHSMRGDRRFHDMFLQRAAVLSSRADNGGLFASRNSGLPNTTSRLYGILQHHHHRPSPVQTFGYKNCSFGNQEWAFRQHDMISRKDVKASSSSTMPHLFASSSLRRWPLTSVVAGAGEVRRDESFGYFTGSSSRTLSTPMAPAMSTVPGGGNHRLPFRWYGVDGGNGAKSTSSDPVVIDEALDFRLKKHLEPGTPTTPVYEVQGKRPRPETPNLKLSLSPATVDTTDGMLSTKRKKSSASTEQEIEHGNKLSISLSLSPPAASMHMQRQEKTRGGSVEAALGQSTLDLTMSIRALE; encoded by the exons ATGTCCAATTGCCTCTTATTTTATTCCCACATCACTAGCTTGCTTAATTATTCGTCTTCGTCCTCTCACACAGCAGTGTTTCGTATCAATCTTATAGTGCTCCATATCAGTTTTGCCCTCATATCCCTAGCGCCTTCTTTATTCCCCTCTCCTACTTCTGCTTGCACGACTCTGATCCAATCCTCGCAGTGTATAGAGATAGGTACTGAGCTACTATACTTAGTAGAAGGTAAGATGATAACTAGGGAGGAGGTAGAGATCATGGGAGCTGTGAAAGACAAGCAGGAGCTAGTTGAGATCCTCGAGGACGAGGGGAAGAGATCCATATATGGGAGGCCGCTGGACCTCAACGAGAGCGTCGATGTGGAGAGTGAGGAAGGAGAAGtcggcgacgatgaagacgacgagggcaaccaggaggacgatgatgatgatggaggtaGCACCACCGATATTGCTGGGAGCAGGAGCTCTAGCAACAACAGCAACACCAACGATGCTTCGGAGATCCAAAACGGTACAGGGGGCAGCGTGCACAGGGTGCCGTCGGTGCGGCCATACAACCGGTCGAAGCTGCCTCGGCTCCGGTGGACTCCCGACCTCCACATGGCCTTCGTCCACGCCGTCGAGAGGCTTGGTGGACAAGAGA GAGCGACCCCTAAGCTGGTACTTCAGATGATGAACGTTAGGGGACTCAGCATTGCTCATGTAAAAAGCCACCTGCAG ATGTACAGAAGCAAGAAGCTAGACCATGAAGGTCGCCTGATTAGGGGAGCCAACTCCTCAG TATTTTCTCCTATGGATTTCCATTCGATGAGAGGCGATCGACGGTTCCACGACATGTTCCTCCAAAGAGCTGCGGTGCTCTCCTCGAGGGCGGACAACGGCGGCTTATTCGCGTCGCGAAACAGCGGCCTCCCGAATACTACTAGCCGCCTCTACGGGATtctccaacaccaccaccaccggccgtcTCCGGTGCAAACTTTCGGCTACAAGAACTGCAGTTTCGG GAATCAAGAGTGGGCGTTCAGACAGCATGACATGATTTCCAGGAAGGATGTGAaggcgtcgtcgtcctccaccatgCCGCACTTGTTCGCGTCCTCGTCGTTGAGGAGGTGGCCGTTAACCTCCGTGGTTGCCGGCGCCGGTGAGGTAAGACGAGATGAAAGCTTCGGTTATTTTACCGGAAGCAGCTCTAGGACACTGTCTACGCCCATGGCGCCGGCGATGTCGACAGTTCCAGGGGGAGGCAACCATCGTCTCCCGTTTAGATGGTACGGGGTAGATGGCGGCAACGGCGCTAAGTCTACATCGTCAGATCCCGTGGTGATCGACGAAGCCCTAGATTTCCGGCTCAAG AAGCATCTAGAACCGGGTACTCCGACCACACCGGTTTACGAGGTGCAGGGTAAGCGGCCGCGGCCGGAGACGCCAAACTTGAAGCTCAGCTTGTCCCCGGCCACGGTAGACACTACCGATGGGATGTTGagtacgaagaggaagaagagctcCGCATCAACTGAGCAAGAGATTGAGCATGGCAACAAGCTCTCGATTTCGCTCTCGCTCTCACCACCCGCAGCTTCCATGCACATGCAGCGGCAGGAAAAGACAAGAGGGGGCAGCGTGGAGGCCGCTCTGGGACAGAGTACTTTGGATCTGACCATGTCGATCAGGGCATTGGAGTGA